Within the Solwaraspora sp. WMMA2056 genome, the region GCGGCCTCGGCGATGGCGGCGGCCTCGGCGGCCAACTCGTCGGCCTCGGCGCGCAGCGCCCGACGGTCGACGCCCGGCTGCGGGTCACGGACCGCCAGCGCGGCGAGGGCGAGCAGGGCGAGCAGCACCAGACAGCTGGCGAGCAGCAGGCCCCACATGCCGGCGCCGGTCACCACGCGCTCTCCCAGGGTGGGTCGGACCGTCCCGCGCCGACTATAGACCTCAATGGATACGGCAGGCCACTGTCCGTACCCGGGCGGTTGCGCGACGACCAGCCCGGCAGGGACGGATGCCGTGGTGAGTAGGGTGTGGGCGTGGCTGGGGCAGTTGAGGCGGAGCGCGGATGAACGGGCCGCTCGCCATCGTGGTCATCGTCGGCGCGTTGCTGGTGGCCGGCTGGGCGTTGCTCTGCGCGGCACTGGACCGCCCACCGGGCCTGGTCCAGTACGGCGGCCTGGCGGCCGTCGAGGTGGCACTGCTGGCGTTGACCGTCGTCGCCGTGGTGGCGGTGGTCGGCGGGCACCGCCCCGGTGACCCGCCGGTCTTCGCCGGCTACCTGATCACCACCCTGTGTCTGCCGCCGATGGCGGGAGTCCTCGGTCGGATGGAGCCGACCCGGTGGGGTTCGCTCACCGTCGGCGTCTTCTGCCTGGTCATCCCGGTGCTGGTGGTGCGGTTGCAGCAGACCTGGACGGCGGTGGCCGGTGGCTGAGCAGGAAACCCGGGACGGCCGGGCGGCGCGGGACGGCCGGCCGGGCCGGACCAGCAACGGCCCCGGCCGGGTACTGATCGGCGTCTATATCTTGTTCGCGATCGCCGCCTCGTCGCGGGCCGGGGTGCAGATCGCCACCCGGTTCGGCGAGGCCCCGGTGGCGTACCTGCTGTCGGCGATCGCCGCACTGGTCTACCTGGTGGCCGCCGCCGGGCTGATCGTCGACGGCCAGGTCGGCCGGCGGATCGCGTACGTGTGCTGCAGCGTCGAACTGGCCGGGGTGCTCGGCGTCGGCGCGGCGAGTGTCGCCGTACCGGCTGCGTTCCCCGACGAGACGGTCTGGTCCGGGTTCGGCAGCGGATACGGCTACATCCCGCTGGTGCTGCCGGTGATCGGGCTGTGGTGGCTGTTCAGCCGCAGCCGGATCCAGCGGTAGCCGAACCCGTCGAGGTCGAGGGCGTCGAGCTTGCCGACCGGCGGGTAGTCCTGGTCGGCCAGCACCTCGGTGGGCAGCTCAGCGTCGTCGTAGAGGTCACCGAGGTCGACCGTGGCCGGCTCGGTCCCGAGGTTGTGCAGGAAGAGCATGGTGCCGCTGTGGTCGTCGGCACGGTGCACCAGGATCCCGGGCGGGGTGGGGACGTCGACGTGCGTACAGGAGCCGGCGCCGACCTCCGGGGCCTCCCGCAGCGTACGGATCATGCGCTCGAACCAGCCGAGCAGTGAGCCGCGGTCGCGGCGTTGCGCGGTGACGTTGACCGTGCCGTAGCCGTACTCGTCGTCGTCGATGATCGGGCGGACCAGGTCGGCCGGGTCGGCAGTGGAGAAGCCGGCGTTGCGCAGCGACGACCACTGCATCGGGGTACGGATCGCCTCCCGGCCGTCCAGCGACAGGTCCTCGCCCATGCCGATCTCCTCGCCGTAGCGCAGCACCGGGGTGCCGCGCAGGGTGAACTGCATCGAGTACGCCAACTCGATGCGCCGCCGGTCGTTGCCGAGCATCGGGGCGAGCCGGCGGCGGATGCCGCGCCCGTACAGCCGCATGTGTTCCTCGGGGCCGAACTGGGCGTACACCTCCTCGCGTTGGGCGGCGGTCAGCCGGGACAGGTCGATCTCGTCGTGGTTGCGCAGGAACGTCGCCCAGGAGGCACCGGCCGGCAGCGCCGGGGTGTCGCGCAGCGCCTCGATGACCGGCTCCGGATCCTGGCGGGCCAGGGCGAGCAGGAGCCGGCCGTTGAGCATGAAGTCGAAGAGCATGTGCAGCCGGTTGGCCGAGCCGCCGGCGTCGGCGAAGTAGTCGACGAGCTCGTCCGGTTCGACATTGGCCTCGGCGAGCAGGACCGCGTCGCCGCGTCGCCACTGGACGTGCTGGCGCAGGTCGGTGAGGACGTCGAAGTCCTTCGGCGACGACGGCTGGCCCGGGGTGGTGTGCTCGATGATGAACGGCACCGCGTCCATCCGGAACCCGGCGACGCCGAGCTGCAGCCAGAACGACATGATCTTCTTGAGCTCGGCGCGGACCTGCTCGTTGCGGATGTCGAGGTCCGGCTGGAACCGGTAGAACCGGTGGTAGTACCAGGCCTTGGCCCGCCGGTCGTAGCTCCACGTCTCGTGCTGCTCGCCGGGGAAGACCATGCCCTGGTGCCGGTCGCTGGGCTCGGTGTCGGACCAGACGTACCAGTCGCGGTACGGCGAGTCCGGCGACGAACGGGCCGACTGGAACCACGGATGCTGGTCGGAGGTGTGGTTGACGACCAGGTCGATGATCACCCGGATGCCCCGGTCGCCGGCCTGGTGCAGCAGTTCGGCGAAATCACCCAGAGTGCCGAAGCGCGGGTCGACGTTGTAGAAGTCGGTGACGTCGTAGCCGTCGTCTCGGCCGGGCGACGGGTGGACCGGGTGCAGCCACAGGCAGGTCACGCCGAGCCGGGCCAGGTAGTCGAGGCGACCGATCAGCCCCGGGATGTCGCCGATCCCGTCCCCGTTGGAGTCGGCGAAAGTGTCGATATCCAGACAGTAGACGACCGCCTTGCTGAACCACCGGTCGTTCATGCCCGCACTCCGTCGCCGCCGACCGCACCGGAGGAACCGCTGTTCACGCTCTGCCTGCCCATGACCGGTCAGCTTCTCCAGCGGCCGCGGTCGGCAAACTCTCCGGCGGACCATCGCGTGACAGGTGGCAATTGCCCGACCTGGCCGGCCGTCGCGCTCCGTACCCGGTCTGTAATCATCGTGCGGGTTCCGTGGTCGACCCCGGCGGTCGACGACAGGTGAAGAGGGCGAGGACATGGCGACCATCTACGACGTCGCGCGACAGGCGAGGGTCTCCCCGGCCACCGTGTCCCGGGTCGTCAACGGCCACGCCAACGTCGACCCGGTGCTCGCCGACCGGGTCCGGCAGGCGATGCGGGAACTGGACTACCGGCCGAACGCGCTCGCCCGCAACCTGCGGCGCAGCCGGACGACACTGTGGGCGGTGCTGATCAGTGACATCGGCAACCCGTTCTTCACCGCCCTGGTCCGTGGCGTGGAGGACGTCGCCCAGCAGGTCGGCTACTCCGTGGTGCTGTGCAACACCGACGAGGATCCCGCCAAGGAGGCCCGCTACCTCAACGCCGTCCTCGCCGAGCAGGTCGCCGGGGTGCTCATCGCCCCGTCCGGCGCGGCCGGTGACCTGGACCGGCTGACCGCGCTGCGGGTGCCGTTCGTGGTGATCGACCGACAACTGCACGGCGGGCGGATCGACACCGTACTTGTCGACAACGAGCACGGTGCCCGGCTCGCCACCGCCCACCTGGCCGAGTCCGGCTACCGGCGGATCGCCTGTATCACCGGCCGGCGGGGCGTCTACACGGCCAGCAGCCGACTGGCCGGATACCGGCTGGCCCTGGCCGACGCCGGGCAGCCGTACCGGGAGGACCTGGTCCGGTACGCCGACTTCCGCGCCGACGGCGGCTACCAGGCGATGGCCGACCTGCTGCGGATGTCGCCCCGGCCGGACGCGCTGTTCGTCGCCAACAACCTGATGACCGTCGGCGCGGTCGAGTGCCTGGTCGACCAGGGCGTCGACGTGCCGACGGAGATGGGCGTGGTCGGCTTCGACGATCTGCCGTGGGCGCATCTGGTCCGGCCGGCGTTGACCACCGTCACGCAGCCTACGTACGAGTTGGGTGAGGCCGCCGCCCACCTGCTCGCCGCCCGGATCGCGGACCCGGACCGGGCCGCGACCACGGTGACCCTGCCGACGAAGCTGCAGGTACGGGAGAGCTCGACCCGCGCCGGGGTGTGAGGCGGGCGGCCAGCGGGTACGGCAAGGACCCGCACGAGCACCCGGGAGCGCCATGGCCGTCACCGTCGACACCCCACCTGAGCAGGCGGGTGGCCTGACCGGCTGGGTGGCCGGCGTCATCGAGCGCCTCGGCGAGATCGGCGTCGGACTGCTGGTGGCGCTGGAGAGTGTGATCCCGCCGATCCCCAGCGAGGTGGTCCTGGCGATGGCCGGCTACCTGGCCAGCCAGGACCGGGTCGACCTGGTCTGGGTGTGGCTCGCGGCGACCGCCGGGTCGCTGGCCGGCGCGCTGCTGCTCTACTGGCTGGGCGCGGCGATCGGCGAGCCCCGGCTGCGGCGCTGGTTGGACAAGCTGCCGCTGGTCGACCCGGAGGACCTGGACTCCGCCGACCGTTGGTTCGACCGGTACGGACGCTGGGCGGTGCTGTTCGGGCGGATGGTGCCGATCGTCCGGAGCCTGGTCTCGGTGCCGGCCGGCGCCGACCGGATGCCGTTGACCCAGTTCAGCGTCTTCACCACGCTGGGCAGCGGGGTGTGGAACGCGTTGTTCGTCGGCGCCGGATTCGCTCTCGGCTCGCAGTGGCAGCAGGTCGAGCGGTACAGCCGCTGGTTCGACATCGCCGTGATCGTGCTCCTCGGCGGGTTGGTCGTGCACTGGGTGGTCGGGCAGGTACGACGGCGGCGACGCCGGGCCGCCGACCGTGACCGGGCGTGCTGAGGACTGGAGCTCACTGGCCGGTCAGGGTTACTGGCCCCGGACCTCGCCGCACTTGTCGGTCGGCGTCCGGCGGTCATGCACAGCGATCCGCCGGTATTCCTGTGAGGAATAATTATTCCTCACAGGAATACCGGCGGATCCGAGTTACCGTCCCGGCGGGGCAGCGTCGCGGTCAGGGCAGCATCGCGGTCAGGGCAGCGTCGCCAGGTGCGGCTTGACGGTACGGGCGAACGAGTTGCCGTTGCTGACGTCCCAGTTGATCGACCAGGTCATCGCACCCCGGATCCCGGGGTAGGTGCGAGGCGGCCGGAAACTGCCGCAACCGGTGCCCCGGGCCAGGCAGTCGAGGGCCTGGTTGACCATGGTCGGGGCGACGATGCCGCCGCCGGCCGCCCCGGGGCCGGCGGGTAGACCGAGCGCCACCTGGTCGGGCCGCAGGCCGGCTTCCAACTGCAGGCAGGCCAGGGCGGTCATGAAGTTCACCGTGCCCTGGCTGTAGGCGAAGGTCTGATCGCAGCCGAGCATCGAGCCGGAGTTGTAGAACTGGGTGTGCACCACGGTCAGGATGTCGCGGATGTCCAGGGCCAGCTTGAAGTAGGACACCGACGGTGACTGCATGTCGATCGTCTGCGGCGCCATCGTGATGATCAGCCCCGGCCCGGTACGGCTGCGCAGCGTCCGCATCGCCTGCGCCATGTAGGTGGGGTTGAGCCCGTTCTCCAGGTCGATGTCGACGCCGTCGAAGCCGTACTGCTGGATCAGCCCGTACAGGCTGTCGGCCAGCGCCGACGCCGACGCCGCGTCGTTGACCGCGACCCGGCCGGTCTCTCCACCGATCGAGATGATCACCTTCTTGCCGCGCTGGTGCAGTGTGGCGACGTCGGCGGCGAACTGGGCGTCGGTGTAGCCGCCGAGCGCAGCGGACAGGCCCGGGTCGATGCCGAAGGTGACCTGACCAGGGACGCTGGTGGCCTCGGCGAAGGCGACCGCGATCAGGTCGTACTCGGCGGGAACGTCGCGCAGCCGCAACTCCACGGCCGGGTTGTCGAAGTTGTGCCAGTAGCCGGTGAGGAAGTGTTTCGGCAACCCGTCACCGGTAGGGGGTGGGGTACTGGGGGGTGGGGTCGTCGGCGGGGCGGTCGTGGGCGGGGCGGTCGTGGGCGGCGCGGTGGTCGGTGGCGCGGTGGTCGGTGGCGGCTGCTGGCCGCCGCAGGCCGCCCCGTTGACCGTGCAGTTGAGTGGAGCCCCGGGGCCGCTGCCGAGGAACCCGAAGGAGACCGACGCGCCGGGTGCGACGCCGCCGTTCCAGCTGCGGTTGGTGAAGGTGAACCGCTGGCCGGAGACGGTCAGCAGGGCGTCCCAGTAGGTGCCGACCGTACTGCCGGCGGGCAGGTCGAAGGCGACGGTCCAGCCGGTGAGGGCCGCCGTACCGCCGTTGGTCACGGTGATCCGGGCTTCCCAGCCGCTGCCCCAGTCGGAGGTCTTGACGAAGGTCGCGGTAGGTCCGGCGGCGAGCGCCGGCCCGGCCGCCCAGACCACCCCGGCGGCGGCGAGGACCGCCGCCAGCACCGGGGCCACTATCCGTA harbors:
- a CDS encoding DedA family protein; amino-acid sequence: MAVTVDTPPEQAGGLTGWVAGVIERLGEIGVGLLVALESVIPPIPSEVVLAMAGYLASQDRVDLVWVWLAATAGSLAGALLLYWLGAAIGEPRLRRWLDKLPLVDPEDLDSADRWFDRYGRWAVLFGRMVPIVRSLVSVPAGADRMPLTQFSVFTTLGSGVWNALFVGAGFALGSQWQQVERYSRWFDIAVIVLLGGLVVHWVVGQVRRRRRRAADRDRAC
- a CDS encoding LacI family DNA-binding transcriptional regulator, which encodes MATIYDVARQARVSPATVSRVVNGHANVDPVLADRVRQAMRELDYRPNALARNLRRSRTTLWAVLISDIGNPFFTALVRGVEDVAQQVGYSVVLCNTDEDPAKEARYLNAVLAEQVAGVLIAPSGAAGDLDRLTALRVPFVVIDRQLHGGRIDTVLVDNEHGARLATAHLAESGYRRIACITGRRGVYTASSRLAGYRLALADAGQPYREDLVRYADFRADGGYQAMADLLRMSPRPDALFVANNLMTVGAVECLVDQGVDVPTEMGVVGFDDLPWAHLVRPALTTVTQPTYELGEAAAHLLAARIADPDRAATTVTLPTKLQVRESSTRAGV
- a CDS encoding alpha-amylase family protein, with the protein product MNDRWFSKAVVYCLDIDTFADSNGDGIGDIPGLIGRLDYLARLGVTCLWLHPVHPSPGRDDGYDVTDFYNVDPRFGTLGDFAELLHQAGDRGIRVIIDLVVNHTSDQHPWFQSARSSPDSPYRDWYVWSDTEPSDRHQGMVFPGEQHETWSYDRRAKAWYYHRFYRFQPDLDIRNEQVRAELKKIMSFWLQLGVAGFRMDAVPFIIEHTTPGQPSSPKDFDVLTDLRQHVQWRRGDAVLLAEANVEPDELVDYFADAGGSANRLHMLFDFMLNGRLLLALARQDPEPVIEALRDTPALPAGASWATFLRNHDEIDLSRLTAAQREEVYAQFGPEEHMRLYGRGIRRRLAPMLGNDRRRIELAYSMQFTLRGTPVLRYGEEIGMGEDLSLDGREAIRTPMQWSSLRNAGFSTADPADLVRPIIDDDEYGYGTVNVTAQRRDRGSLLGWFERMIRTLREAPEVGAGSCTHVDVPTPPGILVHRADDHSGTMLFLHNLGTEPATVDLGDLYDDAELPTEVLADQDYPPVGKLDALDLDGFGYRWIRLRLNSHHSPITGSTSGM
- a CDS encoding cellulose binding domain-containing protein, giving the protein MRPVRIVAPVLAAVLAAAGVVWAAGPALAAGPTATFVKTSDWGSGWEARITVTNGGTAALTGWTVAFDLPAGSTVGTYWDALLTVSGQRFTFTNRSWNGGVAPGASVSFGFLGSGPGAPLNCTVNGAACGGQQPPPTTAPPTTAPPTTAPPTTAPPTTPPPSTPPPTGDGLPKHFLTGYWHNFDNPAVELRLRDVPAEYDLIAVAFAEATSVPGQVTFGIDPGLSAALGGYTDAQFAADVATLHQRGKKVIISIGGETGRVAVNDAASASALADSLYGLIQQYGFDGVDIDLENGLNPTYMAQAMRTLRSRTGPGLIITMAPQTIDMQSPSVSYFKLALDIRDILTVVHTQFYNSGSMLGCDQTFAYSQGTVNFMTALACLQLEAGLRPDQVALGLPAGPGAAGGGIVAPTMVNQALDCLARGTGCGSFRPPRTYPGIRGAMTWSINWDVSNGNSFARTVKPHLATLP